The genomic segment CCTCAACGATACGATAACCCTGGATGTGGAATTTGACCAGGATTTCTTCAAGGATTTCATAACCACCAGATTCAAAGTTTAAGGACTTCAATGCCGAACGTTTATAAAGCCGGAATCCACTTGAAAGATCTTGATAAGGCAGATCCAGATTAAATCGGAAAAACTTATTTAAAATCTTACTTAGAAAGGCCCGGAAGAAAGGGGCTTCTGTTCCACCGCCCCGGATAAAACGAGAACCGATCACCATCTCGGCCTGGGATACCTGTGCTACCGCAATCATGTCGGTGATAACCCCTGGATGGTGAGACAGATCCGCATCCATGGTGGCCAGGAAATCTCCCTTAAATTGAGCAAAGCCAGCTTTCAACGCTTCACCATAACCGGGCAGCTCTTGTTTTATGACCCGACATCCTTCCATTCCCTTCACCTGTTCGGGAAGGAGATTTCTGGTAAATGTTTCAACTACTTCGCAGGTCCCATCTCTGGAGTTGCCATCAACAACAAGGATCTCATATCTGCAGCCTGATGCGCTGAGAGTCTCTACCAGACGAGGCAAAAGAAGCCGCATACTTTCCGCTTCATTGAGAGTTGGAAGAAGAACGCTCAAGAAAATCCTTCCTGAAGATTCAGAAGATTCGGTCTTTGGGAGTCGGTCTGACATAGGATCAGAGGTAAAGGTGAACGGCCCCAAAGATTTTAAGGTTTTTCCGCAACGGCTGCATAGAACACAAATAAATCATATTGGCTGAGAGAAATAGATAAAATCCGAAATCCGGCCCTTTCAAGCTCAGATTTGATATGCGACTTTGACCTTGCTTTATTAATCTCCTCCGGAAAAAAACGAAACCCAGGTCTATACAGCCTCCATAAGAACTCCAGACCATCCTTCAAGAGCATATACGGGGTAAACATCCCGGGCCAAAAAATAATCAATTTACCTTTAGGCTTTAAAACCCGTAAAAATTCTTTAAAGATTGTTCCATTTTCCTGGGGGGAGAAATGTTCATGAACCCCTACATTCCAGATTCCATCCACACATTGGTCTTTAAGAGCCAAATGTTTAATATCCGCAACCATACACATATAGGAATTCGGTTGATTTCTGGCAACTAATAACGGTTTTTGAACTAAATCAACCGCAATGAATCTTCGATTATACTTGTTAATAAACAAATCAGATTCTGCCGTTCCGGATCCTGCATGTAAATACACACCCTGGGGTGAAAAATGATGCTCAATAAACTTGCCGACCGACTTTGCAATGACTTTCCTCCTGATCATGCTAAGGAAGGACGATCTAACCCTTGCCACCGTATCCAGGTTACTCCAGTGTTGGCTCCACTTAATATGATCTTTAACACTCTGATCCATCATAGTAGTCGGTCAGAAGCCGGAAACTGAAAGTCGGGAATCAGAAGTGATCCTTTGGTTACTTTTTCAGTCCAAGCCACAAATAAAAGACCGGTCGTAGAATACTCCACCAACCGGTAATAGGCTTCATTTTGGTATAATCCAGTGGGTGAGGAGGATAGATCTTGGTCACAGGAACTTCACAATGACGATAGCCCAGTTTGATTGCTTTATACATCAGGTAGGGTTCCAGCTCGTACTTATTTAACCACTCTTGTCTCCAATTAATGCGGGAATCCTGTAAAATAAGCGTACGAAAGGCTCTGAACCCGTTGGTACTTTCGGTCACCCGTTTTCCAACGGCCAATGTAAACAGGAGAGGATGAAGGTAACGGGTAGCAAATATTCGATATTCAGGCATATTCCCATAACCCCCTCCGGGTAGAAAACGAGAGCCCTGGACAAAATCGGCTTCATTGTTCAGGATAGGCTTCAAGAGACGTGGAATTTCAAGCGGATCATCTTTATCATTACCCGCCTGGATCACCAGGATATCGTAACCGTGCTTTAAGGTATATTCAAAGACCTGCTTCATTGCCGCCCCGATTCCCTGATTGGTAGGATTACGCAATACAATGATATCATCCAGGGGCAATCCTTCTAAAGCCCCGTCCGTGGATCCATCATCCATAACCAGCAGATCGTAGGAACGATCCCTGGGATGCCGGAGGAGAGTACGTCGGATTTTTTCACCCTCATTATAAGCAAAGGTCGCTGTTAAGATCTTCATAATTTGTGGGTAACAGATCATGAATCCTGGGTCGCAAGCCCTTAAATCCCTGTCCACAGCCTGCGACTCATCGGTCTGGTCTTTGAATCGGTCGTGGAAGAGGGGGTACGGTTTCCCATTCGGGACGGTGACGCACATCCAGACCGTCCTGATAAGGCTTTACAATACCAAAAGGACACTCCAGATCATCTACCCTCCCAACAGTTCTTGCAGGACTGCCGAGGACCACGGTACGTGGAGGTACATCCCGAGTTACCAGACTACCCGCACCCACCAACGCCTGTTCACCGATGGTGACATGGGGCATAAGGATCGCGTTTACACCAATCCGGGCACCTCGCTCAATGACAGGCCCTTGCATACATTTTGTACAAATGGGATGGGGATCATTGGCAATCATGACCCCAGGTGCGAGAAACACATCGTCTTCCAGGACCGTATACTGAGCTACATACACATTACAATGAATACGAACCCGATTTCCGAGAATACAGCCATAATCTACGGTAGAGTTGTTCCATATGGAACATTCATGACCTAACTTCGTCTGTTCACGTACAACCACATGGTGCCCTGTCTGGAAATGATCCCCAATCTCAACCGAAGCATAAATCACCGTACCAGACCGGATCCGGGCTTCCTTTCCAATTCGTACCGGTTGGAGTTCGATCCTGCGTCCCGGGATATATCCCAATATCACATCGGGATCCACCAGACAATCCTTACCTAATTCTACCGGTACCCGGCTCTCCAGGGAGTAATTAGCCATAACACATTAACCCTCGATCTTAATAGGTACCGCAAGACCCTGTTTTTGCAGGGATTTTTCAATTGCAACGAGGGTTTGAACAATTTTATATCCCAATCGACAATCTGAGAAAGGCTTCTTGTTCATCGTAATGGCCGTAATAAAATCAATACATTGGTTCTTTAAGGGTTCACTGGGTTCTATCTTGGGGCTGATAATATCCCCATCCCGCACCAGCAGCTTAAACTCGCCGTAGGATTCGGCAACCGATTCTCCTACCGAGACCCCTCTCTCGAAGATACGCACACGTTCCAGGTTGTTAAGATCGTCGAATATCACCCGTCGACGACTCCCTACGGCCACTACTTCACGGACTTTATTGGGATCCGCCCAACTCACGTGGATATTGGCAATCACATCATGGGCATAACCCAGGGTAATAAAGGCGATATCCTCACGCATAGAGTTTAGCATGCGGGTACCTACAGCACTGGCCCACTGAGGTTGCTGATCTAGAAGATAATTAAAAATAGATATATCATGGGGGGCCAGATCCCAAACCGCATTCACATCCTGACGGATGGGTCCCAAATTAGTACGGGTTGCATGAAGGTAGTAGATGCGTCCAAAATCCCGTGGACTCATACATTCCTTCATTTTGCGGATCCCCGCATTGTAGAGAAACGTATAGCCCACCATCAAGATGCACCCGGTTCGTTCCGATAAATCACAGAGTTTCTCCGCATGCTTTAAAGTCAACGCCATCGGTTTCTCTACCAAGACATGCCGACCCGTTTTTAATGCAACCTGAGCAAGCTCGAAATGGGTAGAAGCCGGAGTAGAAATAATAACAGCATCTATATCTTTCCTGCGTAGGATCTCCTTTACATCCGTATAACCCTCAATGTGAGGATAACGACCCAAGGCTTGCTGGAGTTTACCTGGATTGACCTCGCAAACGGCCACTAACCTGGTTTCAGGTAATTCATGGAGGACCCGTGCATAATTGGGACCCCAATATCCATAACCAATAAGTGCCACCCGAACAGATAAATCGGCCATATTTTTTAAGATAGATCCCTGGGTTGATCCCCCATTTGGATCTGATCTTGCATATAAGATTAGGGAATATGTTATATATCGTCTTACCAGCTTATAATGAAGAAGAAGGTCTAGAAAAGCTTTTAGAACGTATCCGTCGTATTGCTCAGGCTTTTTCCCTGGATTATCAACTCCTGGTTATTAACGATGGGAGTACCGATCATACTTCCCTGGTAGTAGAATCTTTCGCAAAGGTTATGCCAATCGAGCTGATTAACTTCGAAACAAATCGAGGCATCACCCAGGTTTTCCGAACAGCCTTAAAGAGGATTTGTGAGTTAGGCCAGGAAAATGATATTTGTATTACCATGGATTCGGATAATACCCAAAATCCTTATGTCATCCTGGATATTCTTAAGAAGCTTGAAGAGCCTTTGGATATCGTCATTGCCTCCCGATTTGAACCGGGTGGGAAAATGGTCAAAGCTCCCTGGTTACGTAAATTGCTCAGTTTAGGAGTTGCCTGGCTGCTAAAACGTCTGATTCCTATTCCGGGAGTCCAGGATTATTCTACCTTTTATCGCGGCTATAGAGTAGGCCTCCTGAAAAAGGGCTTCGCCCGTTATGGAGAAGCCCTCATAGAAGGATATGGATTTTCCGGGATGGCAGATCTGTTGATCAAGCTAAGTACGCTCACCCCTCGGATTGGAGAAGTTCCCCTCATCCTCCGATACGATTTAAAAGAAGGTGGGTCCGGGATGAGAATCCTTCGGACCATATGGGGATATTTAGATCTTATTCAAAGGCATAAAACCTACCGATTGAGAAGTAAAGATGGAATCCTCTAAAGGCCAGATACCAGAAACCGGAAGTCGAGAATCAAAGCCTGGAGATCAAGAGTCAGAAGTCATTCGCGATTCTACTCATAGGATTCGGATCCCAGAATTGGGAATATTCGCCCTTTTCCTGGTTTCCATCTTTGGACGGGTTTTATTCGCCAACCAAATCTTTGCCCTGCGGGATATCGCAGTTTTTGTATTTCCCCTTAAACACTTTGTTTTGGAACAGATGCAAAGGGGCATCCTCCCCCTGTGGAACCCTTATGTGGGATGTGGAACTCCTTTTCAGGCTGAGATTCAATCCCACGTACTTTACCCCCTCAGCCTGATCTTCTTTCTCTTCCCCTTGAGATTGGCTTTTAATCTTTTTATCATTATCCATTTCCTTCTGG from the Candidatus Limnocylindrales bacterium genome contains:
- a CDS encoding glycosyltransferase family 2 protein, with amino-acid sequence MLYIVLPAYNEEEGLEKLLERIRRIAQAFSLDYQLLVINDGSTDHTSLVVESFAKVMPIELINFETNRGITQVFRTALKRICELGQENDICITMDSDNTQNPYVILDILKKLEEPLDIVIASRFEPGGKMVKAPWLRKLLSLGVAWLLKRLIPIPGVQDYSTFYRGYRVGLLKKGFARYGEALIEGYGFSGMADLLIKLSTLTPRIGEVPLILRYDLKEGGSGMRILRTIWGYLDLIQRHKTYRLRSKDGIL
- a CDS encoding Gfo/Idh/MocA family oxidoreductase; the protein is MADLSVRVALIGYGYWGPNYARVLHELPETRLVAVCEVNPGKLQQALGRYPHIEGYTDVKEILRRKDIDAVIISTPASTHFELAQVALKTGRHVLVEKPMALTLKHAEKLCDLSERTGCILMVGYTFLYNAGIRKMKECMSPRDFGRIYYLHATRTNLGPIRQDVNAVWDLAPHDISIFNYLLDQQPQWASAVGTRMLNSMREDIAFITLGYAHDVIANIHVSWADPNKVREVVAVGSRRRVIFDDLNNLERVRIFERGVSVGESVAESYGEFKLLVRDGDIISPKIEPSEPLKNQCIDFITAITMNKKPFSDCRLGYKIVQTLVAIEKSLQKQGLAVPIKIEG
- a CDS encoding glycosyltransferase family 2 protein yields the protein MICYPQIMKILTATFAYNEGEKIRRTLLRHPRDRSYDLLVMDDGSTDGALEGLPLDDIIVLRNPTNQGIGAAMKQVFEYTLKHGYDILVIQAGNDKDDPLEIPRLLKPILNNEADFVQGSRFLPGGGYGNMPEYRIFATRYLHPLLFTLAVGKRVTESTNGFRAFRTLILQDSRINWRQEWLNKYELEPYLMYKAIKLGYRHCEVPVTKIYPPHPLDYTKMKPITGWWSILRPVFYLWLGLKK
- a CDS encoding class I SAM-dependent methyltransferase translates to MMDQSVKDHIKWSQHWSNLDTVARVRSSFLSMIRRKVIAKSVGKFIEHHFSPQGVYLHAGSGTAESDLFINKYNRRFIAVDLVQKPLLVARNQPNSYMCMVADIKHLALKDQCVDGIWNVGVHEHFSPQENGTIFKEFLRVLKPKGKLIIFWPGMFTPYMLLKDGLEFLWRLYRPGFRFFPEEINKARSKSHIKSELERAGFRILSISLSQYDLFVFYAAVAEKP
- a CDS encoding acyltransferase, with the protein product MANYSLESRVPVELGKDCLVDPDVILGYIPGRRIELQPVRIGKEARIRSGTVIYASVEIGDHFQTGHHVVVREQTKLGHECSIWNNSTVDYGCILGNRVRIHCNVYVAQYTVLEDDVFLAPGVMIANDPHPICTKCMQGPVIERGARIGVNAILMPHVTIGEQALVGAGSLVTRDVPPRTVVLGSPARTVGRVDDLECPFGIVKPYQDGLDVRHRPEWETVPPLPRPIQRPDR